tttattttacttaacACTATCaacaatatgaaataaaataacgtacaaataaaaaaataacaattcttaagattataaaacatttctttcaaaaatgtTCCCTGAAAGAACGTGCTTTCTCGTAAATAAATTAAGGTATAAAAACAATAGATTATTAGGTAATACATTACTAATAAATCATATTgtttaatatgtatttatacAAGATATTTCAGGAAGTCTGGAATgacttaatattaaatttatgaaattaaaacaacatcattttgagaaatatttgtttaaatatgtataattgagATTGACTGCTCTTATATTTACCAATAAACAATAATACTTTAAGAATACAAATTCTTTTTCAGATTTATTACCCATTTATACATTGCAAACCAATTACTTTTAAttagtttgaaattttaattagatatttataatattatatttgattattttccatatatatttctaatttttatttcacataAATTACATATGTACATTTGAATTATACATATTCATATTTTTCACTTAATATACCTTGCCATTTATATTCTACTAAAAGCTTtgcttttttaaaatatttaaataattagctACGTGTAAATTGTATACAAagctttattaataatttctcatttatataaatttaagaaCGCATTTATGCTTATCTGGACTTGTTATTGAAAaggtattaataattatatttttatatgaaaACATGATAgtcgaaggattaataatatacattattggaataatataataattactgTTTCCCTCTATTTTAAACTGAAATTAAAGAGTGTAACACTAATATTTTATGATATGTaaaagatttatttttatatattttttatgcagAGGAAAGAAACAGTAATTTAGACTCTATACTTTGAAGTCGTTACGCAACTTTTGTTTACATGTATTAATTATTGTCAAGTtaagttttaataaatattgactTAAAATCATttcatacatacatgtatataaataacCAAAGAAGCATTAATATTTCGTTATTTTCTTCCTTGTAatgaattatttacattatataaaatatacagcAATGTTATTTCAAttagtgtatttatttttcatagaaaaataaaattataaaataattaattaaacacaATGTGTAGAGGTATATCTAGtaaaataatacataaattgattttattccTTTATTTGAGATATATATTTCAGTATCACACAGTCTTTAAAGTGCACGTTTATCCACAGCCAGAAATCATGGCATTCATATAGCTTTAATTAGTTCTGTCAAGTTTCAAATAATTGAATACTAGACAGTATTGAGCAACAAGCAAAtactaatatttataatttgataaaaaagagTATAGACAGCCCATACAAATGGCAATGTATAATTTTGCAATAAGGATTTTGTAGATCAAATTATACTTCACATTCtagaatattcaaaaattattgaaatgtcCCAACATTATCTtaattacgtataattataaaatttgttatataaatgaaaatattgaactTCATGATTTATAACTATTCAAAAAAgattatacaatttttgtatGCAACATATTTTAGTATCTAAACTTAACAATTACATAAACCACGTAGAAAAATTAACAGACATCAAGTTGATGTTTTCTTAATTACAGTATCAGAACTACCTAAAAATATTAACTGTCTTGACATTGCTAAAAAAATAATGAGAGCCATGGAGATTTGACGCAAActattttacttatttaaaaTCATAAATTTTAACATTAATAATGAGTGCTGaacattttaatatatatttctaatttGCTGCTTTAAATAGcgcaattaaaaattatagCAAGTCAGTAGAGTAATTGATTTATTAATAAAGTTAAGTgccaaaaatcaattttttattgaaaattatattatctGTAATTAGtattaaaaacaaaagaatTTGATCAGTTTTACTAAATCGATGACCTATTAACGAAATGTAATACAGAAACAATCAAGCAGCAAGTTGACGACGTCTACTCAATTCATGATGTATTAAAACAGAAATATCAGGATGACGATGAAGAGTCGTCGAACAATAATGCACTGTTTGACTTGGATCTGCACCCGCTTTTAGCAACAGTTTTACTGCATTAACAAAGCCACTTTCCGCGGCTACTTGAAGGGCAGTCAACCCTtcagtgttgagtttctccaattGCGCGAGGGGAGACGTTACTAATAAAGAAACGATCTGATGAAAACCCCTTGCAGAAGCTAGATGTAACGGTGTATTACCGCCAGCATCTTGTACGCTGGGATCTTCTCCTTGCTCCAATAATTTCGCTACCATGTCGGCGTAATTCTTTCTAGAGGCAATGTGCAACGGAGTTTCGCCATAGCGCGACATTATACCAGTCGGTGTATGAAGTACCAATAAAAACGCGGTGTTTAAAGCGCCGCACTCGAGACACTCATGTAGAGGAGTCTCTCCTCGATCATTCTTCAGTGCCGGATCCGCGCCAGCAGCCAACAAAGTCTCGATTAATGATTCAATTTCAGTTCTATGATTATTATCTGCAAAAAAACAATTGTTTTAATCAGTTGCCTTACTAAAATAATGACGAATCAGGATAATCAAAGGACAAGTAATACTTTTTTGACTTAGATATATAATATTCAATTCCTTTATTAGAAGcaattgaatatttctttattcCTTTGTTTAATATCATTGTTGTATGATTTTGACTCGTATATaatgttttcgttttatttttgagtgtcgattaaaaataaaaatctaatagcagaaatagaaattattataaaataatactttggCATCTTATccttatttttttaatacgcgCGAATAAAACTGTACCAAATATAGTGGAAGAGGCTAAAATGTGAAGTGCGCTGCGGCCTTGATGATCTTTCGCATTAACAGGGCCAGCACGCGCTAATAAATCGAGCGTCTTCAAAGCTGCATCAAAGTTATGATGGAGATTTTTCGATCCTTGCGCATGTGCTAATTGTCGAGTTAATACATGTAACGCGGTCAATCCACCACCGGCTTCTTTGACACTTGGTGGACAACCATATTTTAAAAGTTCTCCTACGAACTGTAATACGTTCCCAGGTCCTCCATTTAAAATCACTCTATGAAGCGCCGTTTCACCGCGAGGAGAACGCACAGCTGGATCGCACCCGTTCGCAAGTAATAAACTGCAAAccaagaatttttaattactaCACTCGATTGATTTTCTTGCCGCTGAATTGCAACACTTATCAATAAAACTTTTGTAAAAATCCAAATCAAATTATTTATATGATATCtactgaaaaataaataaataagtagttAAACAAATAAGTAACTTTGTATTGgaatttactattattattattaaagctATGGTCTTTTATAATtctttacaaaattaatattacaaaatgttATTATGTTTCACGTGCGAATGATTTTCGATGCATGATCTTGTAAAATAAGATCTTAAAATTCTTTCGAGAACAATGTGCCTTTGAACATCTGGTTACAATATGGTAAGAAAGGTATAGTAAAGAGTCCAAGCGAAAGTCGTTTTCACGAATATTCAGTTACTTCTTTCCAATGGAAGTTTATCACAAAcgatttatgaatattttacgCGCAATGATTCTGATGTTCGGATACTTTTTTCAGAACTAGTGAACTCTCCACCGAAATTGAATGATCAAAAttggaatttaataaaatcgataaaatcgTTGAGTTCACAttgcaaaatattataatttttattatgtaaAAAGTGATGAtacattataattttgtaatttctaactttattgttaatattattttttaacaattaatgtaatatttatattttaaaatatttacaaatattaaaatattataatattgataATTGACAATAGATGTAGAATCTGCAGACATTTTcttttaacaaaatataattttttaaataattaatatgtacacttttctaaaaaaaattaagtTATAAGTATAATctcttttcattaatttttaaaaatgtcttCCCTATCATGGTACTCACATTTCTTTAAAGAATAACTCTGTCTTAAAAAGCGTTGttaaaaaagtaatttcttAAACATTAAAATATCTTGTACGAAACGAAGTGAGATTTGATAAAATAtcataataaaaatgtataattcaGCGTTAAAGTTTCTTACCTAAGAACGGGCAAACAATGATTAGTAGCAGCTACTAGCAGGGGTGAATCACCTGAAACATTCCAATCCGGTTCGTCCAGGTTTTGTACAGAGTCCCTTGTAAGAAGCGCTGCAACGCTCTTAGCGTCACCAGCACGTACAGCCTCGTGAAAATTTAACTCACTTTCCACATCATATATTTCCTTTGTATCATTTCGAAAATCTGCATTCTCCAATGATCCATTGCGAATCTCAGGATTGTTCGTAAAGTTTATCGTTTCTGTAATAATACTCTCAATAGAATTCTGTAATTCTTGTACTATAAAATTATCATTCGAGAATGAATCAGTTCCACGTGTTCCCGACATTGCATTTTGAGTATCACTTTCAGTGAGAACTGCATCAAGTCTTGTTGAGACGATCGGATCGAAAGTCGACTTTGTTGCACTTGAATCACCATTTATCGACACTTCACTGTTTTTGATTTCAGTTGAATTGGTAATCGTATCTTGATCATCATCGATCGTACGTATATTTTCATTCTCCTCCGAAAATTTATTATCCTCAGAATATTTCATACATTCCAGGGTATCTTTATCTTTCTGTTCAATGAATGCCGATGTATTAACCGATATACAAAATGTTGGTTTTGCTTGATTAACGGGGATTTCCTCTTGATCCGGGCAACCTGTTGCAAGCTTCATCATTTCTGCAGATGTAATTTCAGTATTTTCTTCGCGTGTTGTTTGTTCTTTTGTATTATGAGATATTTTATTGTCTATCGTGTCCGTTTTCTTCTCTATGTTTTGTTCCTGGGTTATAGGATCGTTCGTATAAGCAGCAGTCATTGTGACGATTGTTGCTCGCCTTTTAATTGAACCTGATTCTCTGGTAATTGACTCGACGCCTTTTAACAGGAGTATAGCCTCACACCGTGATCTACTTTACCGAAGTCATTGCTTGCGTTTTTCATTCCTCCCTTAGTGTCGTACTAGTTGTCAGTCATACGATCAAGATATCAGCAAGTACAAATTATAAATGTCTATGCGTGAGTTTGAGCGAAGAAACGACTCATAAGCGGACCGACGAATCACGAATACGTGACTAAAAACCAAATGAATCTGCTTACGAAGCGTCGCTGCAGATCTCTATGCTTCCCCTCTCCTTAACTTGTTCTTAACTTCCCCACCCTTACTCTTTACCCCACTTCTTAAAACCCTCCTGTGGCGCATCCAAGGAATTTCATTGTTGATCTGATATTCTAGAAATTGAATTCGATATCCTTATTTTAAGTATCCTGCATATTTAAATAGATCAAATTTAAAtcatgtattatttattttttcttttaccaaATCAATACtacaattaatattttgatATAAAAATCACATAATTACTTAATACactattctttaaatttaattcttttttttactttttcccttCGCTTAGTCTTTCATTTTTCGGAAGCTCGTAATGCAAAGATGACAAACTAAAATATAAAGATTAAAGATAcatatatgtaatttaatattttttaattttttaaattatatgttATAACATTGATTGTAGGCATAATTCTTTCAATATTACATTTTGATATCAAAATAATATGACACCTTTACTTAAgtaatttatgtatattttctaaatcaatatttttgaatagagaatctaatttgtattatttttaacgacatCGATATGAATCAGTTACAAGTTAATTTTCTCGTGCCGAGTGAAACTAGTAAttgtacacacatacatacatacgtgaaAGCATTGACAAATCAGATACCTGACTGAAAAACAAATAAGTTGATTTCTCCAATCGAGACAAATTAATCAAAGTTCTCAAATATATCGATCGTTAACCCATTTTTTTCACCaggtcatttattttatttcttacagTTTTATTGGAATAATTACGGATATTTCGAAGAATAAATACAAAGTACTTGAATAATTTATGATACAAATTACacacaaaaattataaatgtattatCTGATGAATAAAGAATAGAAAACAATAATCCAAATTATTGGATTATTGCTAATAATAGATTCGAGAAAATTCTAttcttaataatattaaatatattttacatattatatactgatgtcttgaaaatatttttatatactttatcATATCCTATGAACATATTTGTAGCAACACGTATAGTTACATAATGCATCTAGTAATAAATAACAATACATTGGATCCAACGCTAAGCAAAAGTTTTTTCACATGTTTCGCACGTGGTGATACGTGATAATTACACAAAAAACATTCCAAGTAAGTTGCGAAGCTTTCAGCTGCTGCAAAAGATCGTACAGGGAATTGCATACATCGCTACATATCCCTCCCTTTCGTCACCGATTCGCTGGTCTTAACTCTTTACCCCACTTCTTGAACCTTCCCCCTTACTTCTCCACCATCCATTGTAAGATATAGGTGTCGGGTCTTAGGAATGCAAGCATTCCTTGCGTACGCAGCATTTGTTTGATTGCGTAGACAACATAAGTTGCATTAGCCTCGGAAACGACGTTTATTTTATGATCTACTTAAATATCATAAATTTATCAGATATGAGTAATTATCATGGCAAGAAATGTTGGAATCAATAAATAGAATATTACAAATGCTTATGTGCATAGTATTCTTCCAtctcaatttttcattaaatttgaatttatatgTTATTGGAATGTTtttaaggaaaaattttaatattaaaggttgaaataaaattaaaaaaaataacatacataaatacacatattaaaaaattctttattgaATGTGAACTTTAATGAACATAGTTGGACGATACAGTGTATCAGGACTTTTGTATTTCTACaatacgaacaaaaatataagaTGAATTTCATACTAATAAAACAAACattcttctttttctaaatttcatATGTGATTTGCTAAGAAGAAAATGCACTTTGGTGTAACTTATTTAAGAAAAATCATAGAAAATTATACTTCTAAGTTTGATATAATTCTTATATCTTTATTTTATTAGCTTCTGAAAACTGCATCTTGTACTTCCATTAAATGTGTTCACTGAAATAAAGATATTAAGTGTTaataaaagtttaaaatttaacttagctataatttcattcaaaatacCCTTAAatcattaatttaaatatttcaaatattatgtaaaatatatgtaaCTATCAAAACCATTCAAGATATATTTAATTTGTTAAATTCATTCAATATATATGTGCAcatgtatttttttaaaattacatttaaaatacatatatgtactagtatgaaatatttgttacataaaattttgtgaataaaatatacatcAAATTCTTAAAATCTATACACGttagaaataattaaagaaaattaattttgagatAATTAAATTAAGACCAATAATGTGGCTAAATAAGGTTCAAACAAGAATGACTTTTAGAGAcctattaattatatattctataaaaataaatgtcatAGATTTAGATGCATTAACTAAAAATTACACACCATTTTATCTGCTGCGAGATCTAGAAACAGATTTAGATCTCGTCTTGCGTGGACTACGATCTTTGGAACCAGATCTCCGTTTATTACGAAGCTTTTCTTTGTTATAACCGCTTCTACTGCGAGAACGGCTACGGGATGAAGATCTTGAATGCTTGCTTCTTGATCTTGATCGAGAACGTGAACGAGAACGTGATCTTGATTGCGATCTTGATCGTGAATAAGACCTGGAGTGGGATCTATAATAAACATTACATTAGGGTGATGATTATATTGCAAGTGCCTGCGAGTTTAAATTTTATTGCTATTTTATTGCTTTAAGAATTTGTTGTTTTATGTTAATAATACTATGTAAAGTTTCTTATCTTTTTTGAGAATATATAacataaaatacattttataaagtttaataaataattcatacaACAATTGGGCTTGCAAAAATGTGACAAGTATTCAGGAAAAATGTAATACTTTACTTCATATTTAATAATGTAATATTTGCTggtataaaaatttttttaaatttcgtggTTCATTTGCTACctatattattttccatttacttTTTTCCCTTTGCTTAAATGCCAATATATAAATGTGAACTTTTTGTTTATAAATCATGGTATTAtactaattatataatattaacttTAGAAACAATTACATTAATTTCTGTTCAATATA
This window of the Ptiloglossa arizonensis isolate GNS036 chromosome 13, iyPtiAriz1_principal, whole genome shotgun sequence genome carries:
- the LOC143153791 gene encoding uncharacterized protein LOC143153791 codes for the protein MTAAYTNDPITQEQNIEKKTDTIDNKISHNTKEQTTREENTEITSAEMMKLATGCPDQEEIPVNQAKPTFCISVNTSAFIEQKDKDTLECMKYSEDNKFSEENENIRTIDDDQDTITNSTEIKNSEVSINGDSSATKSTFDPIVSTRLDAVLTESDTQNAMSGTRGTDSFSNDNFIVQELQNSIESIITETINFTNNPEIRNGSLENADFRNDTKEIYDVESELNFHEAVRAGDAKSVAALLTRDSVQNLDEPDWNVSGDSPLLVAATNHCLPVLSLLLANGCDPAVRSPRGETALHRVILNGGPGNVLQFVGELLKYGCPPSVKEAGGGLTALHVLTRQLAHAQGSKNLHHNFDAALKTLDLLARAGPVNAKDHQGRSALHILASSTIFDNNHRTEIESLIETLLAAGADPALKNDRGETPLHECLECGALNTAFLLVLHTPTGIMSRYGETPLHIASRKNYADMVAKLLEQGEDPSVQDAGGNTPLHLASARGFHQIVSLLVTSPLAQLEKLNTEGLTALQVAAESGFVNAVKLLLKAGADPSQTVHYCSTTLHRHPDISVLIHHELSRRRQLAA